The following proteins are co-located in the Spinactinospora alkalitolerans genome:
- a CDS encoding DUF6292 family protein → MRNNGTAAALPKPYSREWVLLPEPYVNAVAAELESRGVRVDGHWNDPMDPRDVTVIVSDGAGKRLRFVWDEESGWRFGRMDEQGWVPLAAVRYLPGGLLPEPEQVADIVEGVLGGTVRGVPERPQHRSFHDYGDGFDRRLAAYGTAAVR, encoded by the coding sequence GTGAGAAACAACGGCACCGCCGCAGCGCTACCGAAGCCCTACTCCCGCGAGTGGGTGCTGCTGCCCGAGCCCTATGTCAACGCCGTCGCCGCCGAACTGGAGTCGCGCGGCGTGCGCGTGGACGGCCACTGGAACGACCCGATGGATCCGCGGGACGTGACGGTCATCGTTTCGGACGGCGCGGGGAAGCGCCTGCGCTTCGTCTGGGACGAGGAGAGCGGATGGCGGTTCGGCCGGATGGACGAGCAGGGGTGGGTTCCACTGGCCGCGGTCCGCTACCTGCCGGGCGGCCTGCTGCCGGAGCCGGAGCAGGTGGCCGACATCGTCGAGGGCGTGCTCGGCGGGACGGTGCGGGGAGTCCCGGAGCGCCCGCAGCACCGCTCGTTCCACGACTACGGCGACGGCTTCGACCGGCGC
- a CDS encoding GntR family transcriptional regulator, with translation MAARHVEIAEDLLAGIENGRYPPGGHLPTEDALMVHYATSRNTVRRALERLANLGRIDTRQGSGSQVREYKPITHLASSIKGAADDERWSEYAARLREKQEGVPHQTLKVGFEAATGMIARLLDLNPSETEGFVVIRRCDRVVDGKLWERQISYYPEDIAVGTELMRPEDIKRGTITVLAELGYEQTGSWDVVGARMPSPKDSALFGLGPGVPLLVHERAAFAGIRPIRFTKTFIPADRHQLLYAEGEISPDLLKSASDVNIFDH, from the coding sequence ATGGCGGCACGGCACGTTGAAATCGCTGAGGACCTCCTCGCCGGCATCGAGAACGGCCGCTATCCGCCAGGAGGCCACCTGCCGACCGAGGACGCACTGATGGTGCACTACGCGACCTCCCGCAACACCGTGCGGCGCGCCCTGGAGAGGCTGGCCAACCTGGGGCGCATCGACACCAGGCAGGGCAGCGGCAGCCAGGTGCGCGAGTACAAGCCCATCACGCACCTCGCGTCGTCGATCAAGGGCGCGGCCGACGACGAGCGCTGGTCGGAGTACGCCGCCCGGCTCAGGGAGAAGCAGGAGGGCGTGCCGCACCAGACCCTGAAGGTCGGTTTCGAGGCCGCGACGGGCATGATCGCCAGGCTGCTGGACCTCAACCCCTCCGAGACCGAGGGGTTCGTCGTCATCCGGCGCTGCGACCGCGTCGTGGACGGCAAGCTGTGGGAGCGGCAGATCTCCTACTACCCCGAGGACATCGCCGTCGGCACCGAGCTGATGCGGCCCGAGGACATCAAGCGGGGCACGATCACGGTCCTGGCCGAACTCGGCTACGAGCAGACGGGGTCGTGGGACGTCGTGGGCGCGCGGATGCCCTCGCCCAAGGACTCCGCCCTCTTCGGCCTCGGCCCCGGCGTGCCGCTGCTCGTGCACGAGCGCGCCGCCTTCGCCGGCATCCGGCCCATCCGCTTCACCAAGACGTTCATCCCGGCCGACCGCCACCAACTGCTCTACGCCGAAGGGGAGATCTCGCCCGATCTGCTGAAGTCGGCCTCCGACGTGAACATCTTCGACCACTGA
- a CDS encoding UTRA domain-containing protein, with amino-acid sequence MESPRFTYRAALERVRGGGVDADALDDQIARAGRRPSKTGFAVGTETPPEEVAGAVGSPALVRRSVRCVDGSPAAIETSYYPLDIASGTELETHGDIARGTINVLAELGHAQVRYVDDVAARMPSADEAAELGIGADIPVLRVDRTAFSTDRAIRVTRTVTVTGTGHGMPYRYEVGSSGAAS; translated from the coding sequence ATGGAATCCCCCCGTTTCACCTACCGCGCAGCCCTGGAAAGGGTGCGCGGCGGTGGGGTCGACGCCGACGCCCTGGACGACCAGATCGCGAGAGCCGGGCGCCGGCCGAGCAAGACCGGTTTCGCCGTGGGCACCGAGACGCCGCCGGAGGAGGTGGCCGGCGCAGTGGGGTCGCCGGCGCTGGTGCGCCGATCGGTGCGCTGCGTGGACGGGAGCCCCGCCGCGATCGAGACGTCCTACTACCCGCTGGACATCGCTTCGGGGACCGAGCTGGAGACCCACGGGGACATCGCGCGCGGCACGATCAACGTGCTCGCCGAGCTCGGGCACGCCCAGGTGCGCTACGTCGACGACGTCGCGGCGCGGATGCCGAGCGCCGACGAGGCCGCGGAGCTGGGGATCGGCGCCGACATCCCGGTCCTGCGGGTCGACCGCACCGCGTTCTCGACCGACCGCGCGATCCGGGTGACCCGCACGGTGACGGTGACCGGAACCGGACACGGCATGCCCTACCGCTACGAGGTGGGGAGTTCGGGGGCCGCGTCGTGA
- a CDS encoding vWA domain-containing protein, whose amino-acid sequence MNRFRYGEYHDGPDPLRPPYDVRAALDDLGRSVMSGAKPLRALRDLLRRGTQGVSGLDDLLRQVRERRERLRSGSRLDGTLEQARALLDRAVGQERAELFPDPSDDARLRESELDALPSDTSAAVRRLADYQWRSAAARETFEELRDLLRREILDSRFRGMKQALQNGDPEQMRRVRAMVEALNAMLAADDRGEHTQADFDRFMAEYGDFFPDAPRDLAELVDSLARRAAAAQRLMNSLTPEQRAELQGLMEQSTAEAGLDDAMERLSGALRARRPDLAWSGAEQMDGAEGMGMGDATTALEELGELAELDSSLNQDYAGAGLDDIDEEAVRRALGRSAVDDLSRLRELERELRDQGFLRGSRNRLELTPKAVRRLGETALRDVFTDSAATRPGHHSADAAGQAGEPTGATRPWRFGDEQPLDVVRTLSNAAARGRAPGGAPGAIRLRPDDFEVVETERRDAAAVCLLVDLSYSMALRDLWGTAKQTAMALHSLVTTRFPQDAVQVVGFSDYARELPADGLAELEWEPVQGTNLQHALLLAGRHLDRHPEFEPIVLVVTDGEPTAHLERDGSAAFSWPPSPQTTALTLAEVDRMTRRGAALNVFLLAEDPRLEAFVEEVGRRNGGRVVRPGPARLGSYVVHDFLNRRRLRRS is encoded by the coding sequence ATGAACCGCTTCCGCTACGGCGAGTACCACGACGGGCCCGATCCGCTGCGCCCTCCCTACGACGTGCGCGCGGCGCTGGACGACCTCGGGCGCTCCGTGATGTCGGGCGCCAAGCCGCTGCGCGCGCTGCGCGACCTGCTGCGGCGCGGCACGCAGGGCGTCTCGGGCCTGGACGACCTGCTCCGGCAGGTCCGCGAGCGGCGCGAGCGGCTGCGCTCCGGGAGCCGGCTGGACGGGACCCTGGAACAGGCCCGCGCGCTGCTGGACCGCGCGGTCGGCCAGGAGCGCGCCGAGCTCTTCCCCGACCCCTCCGACGACGCCCGGTTGCGCGAGTCCGAGCTCGACGCGCTGCCCTCCGACACCTCCGCCGCGGTGCGGCGGCTGGCCGACTACCAGTGGCGCTCCGCCGCGGCCCGCGAGACCTTCGAGGAGCTGCGCGACCTGTTGCGGCGCGAGATCCTGGACTCCCGGTTCCGCGGTATGAAGCAGGCGCTGCAGAACGGCGACCCCGAGCAGATGCGCCGGGTCCGCGCGATGGTCGAGGCGCTCAACGCGATGCTCGCCGCCGACGACCGCGGCGAGCACACCCAGGCCGACTTCGACCGCTTCATGGCCGAGTACGGCGACTTCTTCCCCGACGCTCCGCGCGACCTCGCCGAACTCGTCGACTCCCTCGCCCGCCGCGCCGCCGCAGCGCAGCGCCTCATGAACTCCCTGACCCCGGAGCAGCGGGCCGAACTCCAGGGGCTCATGGAGCAGAGCACGGCCGAGGCCGGACTCGACGACGCCATGGAGCGGCTGTCCGGGGCGCTGCGCGCGCGCCGGCCGGACCTGGCCTGGTCGGGCGCCGAGCAGATGGACGGCGCCGAGGGCATGGGCATGGGCGACGCGACGACCGCGCTGGAGGAGCTGGGCGAGCTGGCCGAGCTCGACTCCTCGCTGAACCAGGACTACGCCGGCGCGGGGCTGGACGACATCGACGAGGAGGCGGTCCGCCGCGCGCTCGGGCGGTCGGCGGTGGACGACCTCTCCCGGCTGCGCGAGCTCGAACGCGAGCTGCGCGACCAGGGATTCCTGCGTGGATCCAGGAACCGGCTGGAGCTGACGCCCAAGGCGGTGCGCCGGCTGGGCGAGACCGCGCTGCGCGACGTCTTCACCGACTCGGCCGCCACCCGGCCCGGACACCACTCCGCCGACGCCGCAGGCCAGGCCGGCGAGCCTACGGGGGCCACCCGGCCGTGGCGCTTCGGCGACGAGCAGCCCCTGGACGTGGTGCGCACGCTGAGCAACGCCGCCGCCCGCGGCCGGGCGCCCGGCGGCGCACCGGGTGCGATCCGGCTGCGCCCCGACGACTTCGAGGTCGTCGAGACCGAGCGCAGGGACGCCGCGGCCGTGTGCCTGCTGGTGGACCTGTCCTACTCCATGGCGCTGCGCGACCTGTGGGGCACGGCGAAGCAGACCGCGATGGCGCTGCACTCCCTGGTCACCACCCGGTTCCCGCAGGACGCGGTGCAGGTCGTCGGGTTCAGCGACTACGCGCGCGAGCTGCCGGCCGACGGGCTGGCCGAGCTGGAGTGGGAGCCGGTCCAGGGCACCAACCTGCAGCACGCGCTGCTGCTGGCCGGACGGCACCTGGACCGGCACCCGGAGTTCGAGCCAATCGTCCTGGTCGTCACCGACGGCGAGCCGACCGCCCACCTGGAGCGCGACGGCTCGGCCGCCTTCTCGTGGCCGCCTTCCCCGCAGACGACCGCGCTGACCCTGGCCGAGGTCGACCGGATGACACGGCGCGGCGCGGCCCTCAACGTCTTCCTGCTGGCCGAGGATCCCCGCCTGGAGGCGTTCGTGGAGGAGGTGGGCCGCCGCAACGGCGGCAGGGTCGTCCGCCCCGGCCCGGCCCGCCTCGGCTCCTACGTGGTGCACGACTTCCTGAACCGGCGCCGTCTTCGCCGATCTTGA
- a CDS encoding sigma 54-interacting transcriptional regulator, which translates to MSALISDHAVPSDLPRTLAALRSSGHTHRPVKDEVRANLLRRMRSGEDRFPGIVGFDETVLPHLERALLARHDVVLLGERGQGKTRLIRTIAGLLDEWSPVVEGCPVNDHPDAPVCTRCRRLAAEAGDDLPVAWRHRDDRYGEKLSTPDTGVGDLIGDVDPVRLAEGRSLGDPETVHYGLVPRANRGVFCLNELPDLAARIQVALLNVLEERDVQIRGYALRLPLDVLLVASANPEDYTNRGRIITPLKDRFGAEIRTHYPPGLDDEVALIGQEAHLVGAMVPRHLVEVVARFTRLVRDSSSVDDRSGVSARFAIAAIETAAASAVRRAALVAEDHPVARVCDLPPVVETLRGKVEFEVSEEGREDEVLRHLLRRATAETFRATLGGVDLGPLIDRFAEGATVESGELVGAAELLRRVGPLPGLAELMARLAPGGGVDGDGDAPEGPGEMPGHAAAALEFALEGLYLNRRLSKDTIGGGAVYRT; encoded by the coding sequence GTGTCTGCCCTCATCTCCGACCACGCCGTCCCCTCCGACCTCCCGAGGACCCTGGCTGCGCTCCGGTCCTCGGGCCACACCCACCGCCCGGTCAAGGACGAGGTCCGGGCCAACCTGCTGCGCCGCATGCGCTCCGGCGAGGACCGGTTCCCCGGCATCGTCGGGTTCGACGAGACCGTGCTGCCGCACCTGGAGCGCGCGCTGCTGGCGCGGCACGACGTCGTGCTCCTCGGCGAGCGCGGGCAGGGCAAGACCCGGCTGATCCGCACGATCGCCGGGCTGCTCGACGAGTGGAGCCCGGTCGTCGAGGGCTGCCCCGTCAACGACCACCCCGACGCGCCGGTGTGCACCCGCTGCCGCAGGCTGGCCGCCGAGGCCGGTGACGACCTGCCGGTGGCGTGGCGGCACCGCGACGACCGCTACGGGGAGAAGCTCTCCACCCCCGACACCGGCGTCGGCGACCTCATCGGCGACGTCGACCCGGTCCGGCTGGCCGAGGGCCGCAGCCTCGGCGACCCCGAGACCGTGCACTACGGCCTGGTCCCCCGCGCCAACCGGGGCGTGTTCTGCCTCAACGAGCTGCCCGACCTCGCGGCCCGCATCCAGGTCGCACTGCTGAACGTGCTGGAGGAGCGCGACGTGCAGATCCGCGGCTACGCGCTGCGGCTGCCCCTCGACGTGCTGCTGGTCGCCAGCGCCAACCCCGAGGACTACACCAACCGGGGCCGCATCATCACCCCGCTCAAGGACCGCTTCGGGGCGGAGATCCGCACGCACTACCCGCCCGGGCTCGACGACGAGGTCGCCCTGATCGGGCAGGAGGCCCACCTGGTCGGCGCGATGGTCCCCCGCCACCTGGTGGAGGTCGTCGCCCGGTTCACCCGGCTGGTGCGCGACTCCTCCTCCGTGGACGACCGCTCGGGCGTCTCGGCCCGCTTCGCGATCGCCGCGATCGAGACGGCCGCGGCCTCGGCCGTGCGGCGCGCCGCGCTGGTGGCCGAGGACCACCCGGTGGCCCGCGTCTGCGACCTGCCGCCGGTCGTGGAGACGCTGCGCGGCAAGGTCGAGTTCGAGGTCTCCGAGGAGGGGCGCGAGGACGAGGTCCTGCGGCACCTGCTGCGCCGCGCCACCGCCGAGACGTTCCGCGCCACGCTGGGCGGCGTGGACCTGGGCCCGCTGATCGACCGGTTCGCGGAGGGCGCGACGGTGGAGTCGGGCGAGCTGGTCGGCGCCGCCGAGCTGCTGCGCAGGGTCGGGCCGCTGCCCGGCCTGGCCGAGCTCATGGCGCGGTTGGCGCCCGGCGGAGGCGTGGACGGCGACGGGGACGCCCCTGAGGGGCCCGGCGAGATGCCCGGCCACGCGGCGGCGGCGCTGGAGTTCGCCCTGGAGGGCCTGTACCTCAACCGGCGGCTGTCCAAGGACACGATCGGCGGCGGCGCGGTCTACCGGACGTGA
- a CDS encoding FIST signal transduction protein: MVRFGDALATGADLVSAAERAVRQALDPLDGPADLVCVFVCGADPEEVALAGERAMALAEGATTIGCSSTGVIGGGRAVEGQGSVSVWAAVLPNVTLTPFRLDSIPEGDHLAVVGMTEPEPTDRAALLLANPYDFPAHSFVRRSTAVLGELPIVGGLADGMHGRESVRLFFQGETLEGGAIGLLLGGDGVVGTAVSQGCRPIGPAMAVTKAEGNNVLELAGTPAYAKLEDIVNALPAEEQDLLTQGLHIGVAMDEYADRHERGDFLVRGVVGAAPEEGTLTVAEVVEVGQTVRFQVRDNDTADTDLVERLRAFGEDTGGCTAAALLFSCNGRGASMFSSADHDVRCVRQTLGIDAVTGFFAAGEIGPVAGRNHLHGFTACLLAFRE, translated from the coding sequence GTGGTCCGCTTCGGCGATGCCCTGGCGACGGGCGCCGACCTCGTCAGCGCGGCCGAGCGCGCGGTCCGGCAGGCGCTGGATCCGCTCGACGGCCCGGCCGACCTGGTCTGCGTGTTCGTCTGCGGTGCCGACCCCGAGGAGGTGGCGCTCGCCGGCGAGCGCGCCATGGCACTGGCCGAGGGGGCGACCACGATCGGCTGCAGCTCCACCGGCGTCATCGGCGGCGGACGCGCGGTCGAGGGGCAGGGGTCGGTGAGCGTCTGGGCCGCCGTGCTCCCCAACGTCACCCTCACGCCCTTCCGGCTCGACAGCATCCCCGAGGGGGACCACCTCGCGGTGGTGGGGATGACCGAGCCGGAACCGACCGACCGGGCCGCGCTGCTGCTGGCCAATCCCTACGACTTCCCCGCGCACTCGTTCGTGCGGCGCTCGACGGCCGTGCTGGGTGAGCTCCCCATCGTCGGCGGCCTCGCCGACGGCATGCACGGCCGGGAGTCGGTGCGGCTGTTCTTCCAGGGCGAGACCCTCGAAGGCGGAGCGATCGGCCTGCTGCTGGGCGGCGACGGCGTGGTCGGCACCGCCGTCAGCCAGGGCTGTCGGCCCATCGGGCCCGCGATGGCCGTCACCAAGGCCGAGGGCAACAACGTCCTGGAGCTCGCGGGAACGCCCGCCTACGCCAAGCTGGAGGACATCGTCAACGCGCTCCCGGCCGAGGAACAGGACCTCCTCACCCAGGGGCTGCACATCGGCGTCGCGATGGACGAGTACGCCGACCGGCACGAGCGGGGCGACTTCCTGGTCCGCGGCGTCGTCGGCGCCGCCCCCGAAGAGGGGACGCTGACCGTCGCCGAGGTGGTGGAGGTCGGCCAGACCGTGCGCTTCCAGGTCCGCGACAACGACACCGCGGACACCGACCTGGTGGAGCGGCTGCGGGCGTTCGGCGAGGACACCGGCGGGTGCACCGCCGCGGCCCTGCTCTTCTCCTGCAACGGGCGCGGGGCCTCGATGTTCTCCTCCGCCGACCACGACGTCCGCTGCGTCCGCCAGACGCTCGGCATCGACGCCGTCACCGGATTCTTCGCGGCCGGCGAGATCGGTCCCGTGGCCGGGCGCAACCACCTGCACGGCTTCACCGCCTGCCTGCTGGCCTTCCGGGAGTAG
- a CDS encoding RDD family protein, with translation MNTPPWPNRQPYGPPPPAAGFYGPQPYAGPTGGPADDVRLAGFGRRLGARVIDFFVLSVISVVLLFILMISVFIADPGAAETTSAAFDTTLGFIIVFGWGVVVFFYDWLFHVGWGKTVGKAVLSIKVVGVSSGRRPTQGQAIGRAAFFGLPQSLPCLGQLIALLDCLWPLFDERSQALHDKVSRTIVVHDG, from the coding sequence ATGAACACACCGCCCTGGCCGAACCGGCAACCCTACGGTCCCCCTCCACCGGCAGCGGGCTTCTACGGTCCCCAGCCCTACGCGGGGCCGACCGGCGGCCCGGCCGACGACGTGCGACTCGCGGGCTTCGGGCGGCGCCTGGGTGCCCGGGTCATCGACTTCTTCGTGCTGTCGGTCATCTCGGTCGTCCTGCTGTTCATCCTGATGATCAGCGTGTTCATCGCCGATCCCGGCGCCGCGGAGACCACGTCGGCGGCCTTCGACACCACGCTGGGGTTCATCATCGTCTTCGGCTGGGGCGTCGTCGTCTTCTTCTACGACTGGCTGTTCCACGTCGGGTGGGGCAAGACGGTCGGCAAGGCCGTGCTGTCGATCAAGGTCGTCGGGGTCTCCAGCGGCCGCCGACCGACGCAGGGCCAGGCCATCGGTCGGGCCGCCTTCTTCGGGCTGCCCCAGTCCCTGCCGTGCCTGGGCCAGCTCATCGCCCTGCTCGACTGCCTGTGGCCGCTGTTCGACGAGCGGAGCCAGGCCCTGCACGACAAGGTGAGCAGGACCATCGTCGTCCACGACGGCTGA
- the greA gene encoding transcription elongation factor GreA, with amino-acid sequence MTETRDDNVTWLTQEAYDRLTAELEHLSGPGRIEIADRIEAAREEGDLKENGGYHAAKEEQGKIEARIIQLQSVLSNARVGEAPRSEGTVGPGMTVTIKFDGDDDEITFLLASREESGAPIDVYSPKSPLGSAINGKKAGDKASYTMPNGRTTTVEIIDAVPYGGS; translated from the coding sequence GTGACCGAGACCCGCGATGACAACGTCACCTGGCTGACCCAGGAGGCGTACGACCGGCTCACAGCGGAGCTGGAGCACCTGTCGGGGCCTGGTCGCATCGAGATCGCCGACCGGATCGAAGCCGCGCGGGAGGAGGGCGACCTCAAGGAGAACGGCGGCTACCACGCGGCCAAGGAGGAGCAGGGCAAGATCGAGGCCCGGATCATCCAGCTCCAGTCGGTCCTGAGCAACGCGCGGGTGGGCGAGGCCCCCCGCAGCGAAGGCACGGTCGGCCCCGGCATGACGGTGACGATCAAGTTCGACGGCGACGACGATGAGATCACCTTCCTGCTCGCCTCCCGCGAGGAGAGCGGCGCGCCGATCGACGTCTACTCACCGAAGTCGCCGCTGGGCAGCGCCATCAACGGCAAGAAGGCCGGCGACAAGGCCAGCTACACGATGCCGAACGGGCGCACCACCACAGTGGAGATCATCGACGCCGTTCCCTACGGCGGGTCCTGA
- a CDS encoding DUF4307 domain-containing protein, with protein MPSTPSRSPETPPDTAAPAPGAKRRLGNRPVFFFMGLIVAAVFTVGWGFALLSYSGSLHQVSYQTIAWNVVSDTEAEISFQVNSPSPALCLVTATDGQHVQVGQTEVAVPPGVQDTGATIETVRRASAVQVVSCREQGSESESTE; from the coding sequence ATGCCGTCCACGCCGTCCAGGTCGCCTGAGACTCCGCCCGACACCGCCGCTCCGGCCCCGGGCGCGAAGCGGCGCCTCGGGAACCGGCCGGTCTTCTTCTTCATGGGCCTGATCGTGGCCGCGGTCTTCACGGTCGGCTGGGGGTTCGCGCTGCTGAGCTACAGCGGCTCCCTGCACCAGGTCTCCTACCAGACCATCGCGTGGAACGTCGTCTCCGACACCGAGGCCGAGATCAGCTTCCAGGTCAACAGCCCCTCCCCTGCACTGTGCCTGGTCACCGCGACCGACGGTCAGCACGTGCAGGTCGGCCAGACCGAGGTGGCCGTGCCGCCCGGCGTACAGGACACCGGCGCGACGATCGAGACGGTTCGCAGGGCATCCGCGGTACAAGTCGTCTCCTGCAGGGAACAAGGTTCGGAAAGCGAATCCACCGAATAG
- the mca gene encoding mycothiol conjugate amidase Mca produces MSERLRLMAVHAHPDDESSKGAATMVRYVNEGAEVLVVTLTGGERGSILNPAMDRPEIRDTIAEVRRKEMAEARQILGVHQEFSGFVDSGLPEGDPLPPLPEGSFAVQPLETAAEPLVRSVRSFRPHVIITYDEQGGYPHPDHIMCHRVSMEAFDAAGDPERYPGTGDPWQPLKLYYHVSFPRERFERIAEIMEERGLTNPFAEWIERMKDRNFPQWEITTKIKCDEYFETRDRALIAHATQIDPNGFWFAVPLDIQSEAWPYEDYHLARSLVDTELPEDDLFAGVHESVRT; encoded by the coding sequence TTGTCCGAGCGCTTGCGGCTGATGGCCGTTCATGCCCATCCCGATGATGAGTCCAGTAAGGGCGCGGCCACCATGGTGCGCTACGTCAATGAGGGGGCGGAGGTGCTGGTCGTCACGCTCACCGGTGGTGAGCGCGGCTCCATCCTGAACCCCGCCATGGACCGGCCCGAAATCCGCGACACCATCGCGGAGGTCCGCCGCAAGGAGATGGCGGAGGCCCGCCAGATCCTCGGCGTGCACCAGGAGTTCTCCGGCTTCGTCGACTCGGGCCTGCCCGAGGGCGACCCGCTCCCGCCGCTGCCTGAGGGCAGCTTCGCGGTGCAGCCGCTGGAGACGGCCGCCGAACCGCTGGTCCGGTCGGTCCGGTCCTTCCGCCCGCACGTCATCATCACCTACGACGAGCAGGGCGGCTACCCCCATCCCGACCACATCATGTGCCACAGGGTGTCGATGGAGGCGTTCGACGCCGCCGGCGACCCCGAGCGCTACCCCGGCACCGGCGACCCGTGGCAGCCGCTGAAGCTCTACTACCACGTCTCCTTCCCGCGCGAGAGGTTCGAGCGCATCGCGGAGATCATGGAGGAGCGCGGCCTGACCAACCCGTTCGCCGAGTGGATCGAGCGGATGAAGGATCGCAACTTCCCGCAGTGGGAGATCACCACGAAGATCAAGTGCGACGAGTACTTCGAGACCCGTGACCGCGCGCTCATCGCGCACGCCACCCAGATCGACCCGAACGGCTTCTGGTTCGCCGTCCCGCTGGACATCCAGAGCGAGGCGTGGCCCTACGAGGACTACCACCTCGCCCGCTCGCTGGTCGACACCGAACTCCCCGAGGACGACCTCTTCGCGGGGGTCCACGAGTCGGTGAGAACATGA